From a region of the Schistocerca nitens isolate TAMUIC-IGC-003100 chromosome 8, iqSchNite1.1, whole genome shotgun sequence genome:
- the LOC126199411 gene encoding uncharacterized protein LOC126199411 — MTFLGGSSPGVWAIIPTIMRKFGIFPPERELPATAWYTSRDTESPVYEILSTLQFFSMQYSFFMAMCLDLLFVCIIIHAAGQLEVLNAKLRRVGKIIGNHGYDTHKQREVQEEQLDKDYSGETMWEELCNCIRHHQDVIA; from the coding sequence ATGACGTTTCTGGGAGGGTCTTCACCTGGAGTCTGGGCCATCATTCCCACCATCATGCGGAAGTTCGGCATCTTTCCACCAGAGAGGGAACTGCCGGCCACTGCCTGGTACACCAGCAGAGACACTGAGTCTCCCGTCTACGAGATACTCAGCACACTGCAGTTCTTCAGCATGCAGTACAGCTTCTTCATGGCGATGTGCCTCGACCTGCTTTTTGTTTGCATTATAATTCACGCAGCTGGTCAGCTGGAGGTTCTCAATGCTAAACTGAGACGTGTTGGTAAAATTATTGGGAACCACGGTTATGACACTCACAAACAACGAGAGGTACAGGAGGAACAGTTGGACAAAGATTATAGTGGAGAAACGATGTGGGAAGAGCTCTGTAACTGCATC